From Paenibacillus sp. PL2-23:
CGTCTCCAAAGCCTTCGGCTGCGGCATTGGACGTCAGCTCGGCTTCAGAGATATCGACATACAGCGGGACAAGAACGGCAAGCCGTTCGTCAAGCTGTCTGAGGCGGCATGGAGCAGGCTGTCGCTCAGGGAGACCGACATGTCCGTTCATTTGACGATTACGCATGAGCGTGCGCTTGCTTCCGCATTTGTTGTGGTGGAGCGATTAAACAGGTAACCTTTGGCCCATACTTGCATGTAATAGTAAGTAAGTGCAAGCATGCGGCGAAAGGAGAATGGCCATGCACAGAGGACGTCAAGAAGGCTCGAAACGAAGATTTAGAACAGGTCAGTGGGTACAGCAAGAGGGATTATATTCCAATGACTGGGGCGACGATCTCCTTCTGGTGCAGGGCGATCTCTTCCCCTCTCATCCACAGATGGGAGAGACGAGCTGGACGTACGCCGGGCCGGCCGTCGAGCATCTGTGGAAGCCAACCAAATCGAACGGCCATGACATTGGCTATTGAAGCCGGACAGAAGCCTTCCGCATTCCCGAGACATAAGGGGGCGGGAGGCTTTTTTTCAAATGAAAGTATTAGTCTTCTCTAAACTGGGCTTATATTTCAACACGAAGCTTATGCTGCTCCGCCAAAGGATGGCGCAGCCGTGTACGCTTGCTTCAAGTCACTGCTGTCCCGACAGCCACTGAGCCAGCGTCTCAAGCTCCTCCTGCGTTAAACGGTCCTTGAAGGCCGGCATGACGCCTTTACCCTCCTCTATCCGGAGCTTAAGCTGCTCGGAGTCCAGACGCGAGCCAACCCTCTGCAAATTGGATTTCGATCCAACCCGTCCCTCCAGGTCGGTGCCGTGACAGCTGATGCAATTCGTCTTGTACAGGCTTGCCGCCTCGGCTGGAGCAGCCGCGAGGGTATTCCCCGATCCTTGATGACTATCGCTCCCTCCGCAGCCCGCCAGTACGGCTAGCAGAACGAAAGCGATTCCTCCTTTTGCTCCGATCCAACGATTTTTCACGAATTTTTGCCTCCATTCCTCATTCTCTCCCTTTGCCATAGGCATAACAGGCATTCACTCGTATAATAGAGCATATTGGCACAACTAACAATGACAGAGCGGAAGGATTCGATAGAATGGCTATACAAGAGGCATCAGCCTATTTCAGCAGGGAGCTGCTGAGCTGGTATCAGAGAGGCAATCGGAATCTGCCCTGGCGGAGGAACAAGGATCCGTACCGGATTTGGGTATCCGAAATTATGCTGCAGCAGACGAGAGTCGATACCGTTATTCCTTACTTTGAACGCTTTATGGCGAAATTCCCTACGGTACAAGCCTTGGCGGAGGCGCCGGAGGAAGAGGTGCTGAAAAGCTGGGAGGGGCTTGGCTATTATTCCAGAGCCCGTAATTTGCAGGCCGGCGCCCGTATGGTGATGAGTCTCTATGGCGGTATTATACCGGATGACAAGGCAGCGGTAGCCGGTCTGAAGGGAGTCGGGCCTTATACAGCAGGCGCCATTATGAGCATCGCCTTTAATCGGCCGGAGCCGGCGGTGGACGGCAATGTGATGAGAGTGCTGTCCCGTTATTTCTGCCTGGAGGACGATATTGCGAAGCCGAAGACCCGGGTTGGCATTGAGAAGCTGGCGGCCTCCCTCATTCCGGAGGGGGCTGCCGGGGATTTCAATCAAGCGCTGATGGAGCTTGGCGCTCTGGTGTGTACGCCGAAATCGCCAAGCTGTCTGCCGTGCCCGGTGATGGAGCATTGCGAGGCGAGGCTTCAGGGACGAGAGACCGAGCTTCCGATCAAAACAAAAGCGAAGCCGCCGCGCCATGAATATCGTGTGGCCGTTATTGTCCGTGGAAGCGGGGAGCGCGCGGACCAGGTGCTTCTCCGGCAGCGTCCGGAGAATGGCCTGCTGGCGCAGATGTGGGAGCTGCCGCATGTTTTGTCGGATGACCCATCGGGAGAATGGTTCCGAGAGGAGGCTCCGAAGGAGGACGCCAGGCTTGCCGAGTCGCTGGGGCGGGAGCTGGAGCGGGAGACGGGGCTGCTGATCCGGCCCACCGGCTGGCTTGTTGACGAAGAGCATGTATTCAGCCATATTCATTGGCATATGCGCGTATATGTAGCAGATTTGGGACCAAGCGAGATCTCCAGGGGCAATAGCCTTGCCGCGGAGTCAGGCTTGGCCTATGAGACGGGACAGGCCCAAGGCCCGTACCGCTGGATGGGCAGAGAGGCGCTGGACACGCTTCCGTTCCCGAATGTATTCCTGCGTATACTGGAGCGTTATTGGAGCTAGAAATCGAGGGATAGAAATTGATTAAGATAAGGGGAGAACGAGAGATGAGCAGCATGCTGAAAGAATTACTGGAGCACAAGATTGTAGCGATACTAAGGGGCATTGAAGACAGCCGCGCCGACGACACAGCCAAGGCGCTGATCGAAGGCGGCATCAGGCTGATGGAAATTACGATGAATACGGAGGGCGCGGCGGCGATGATCTGCCGCTGGCGCGAGAGATTCGGGGATGCGGCCCGCATCGGTGCGGGGACGGTTATCGACGTAGAAGCCGCCCAGCAAGCGGTCGCTGCCGGTGCGGAGTTTCTGATCTCGCCGAATCTCGATGAGGCGGTCATAGCGTACGGCAAGGAGCGCGGCATTGCGGTATGGCCCGGCGTTATGACGCCAACGGAAATTGTGAAGGCGGTTAAGGCTGGAGCGGACGCGGT
This genomic window contains:
- a CDS encoding bifunctional 4-hydroxy-2-oxoglutarate aldolase/2-dehydro-3-deoxy-phosphogluconate aldolase yields the protein MSSMLKELLEHKIVAILRGIEDSRADDTAKALIEGGIRLMEITMNTEGAAAMICRWRERFGDAARIGAGTVIDVEAAQQAVAAGAEFLISPNLDEAVIAYGKERGIAVWPGVMTPTEIVKAVKAGADAVKLFPMGTLGVNYLKELRGPLQDVPFLATGGVDLHNIGEYFRAGANAVGMGGKLVNLDWVKEGRFDLVAERARAFVDAVRE
- the acpS gene encoding holo-ACP synthase; amino-acid sequence: MIAGIGHDLTDVDRISLMLEGRYGDRLMQRILTEGERELAAAYQGARLQQFVAGRFAAKEAVSKAFGCGIGRQLGFRDIDIQRDKNGKPFVKLSEAAWSRLSLRETDMSVHLTITHERALASAFVVVERLNR
- the mutY gene encoding A/G-specific adenine glycosylase; the protein is MAIQEASAYFSRELLSWYQRGNRNLPWRRNKDPYRIWVSEIMLQQTRVDTVIPYFERFMAKFPTVQALAEAPEEEVLKSWEGLGYYSRARNLQAGARMVMSLYGGIIPDDKAAVAGLKGVGPYTAGAIMSIAFNRPEPAVDGNVMRVLSRYFCLEDDIAKPKTRVGIEKLAASLIPEGAAGDFNQALMELGALVCTPKSPSCLPCPVMEHCEARLQGRETELPIKTKAKPPRHEYRVAVIVRGSGERADQVLLRQRPENGLLAQMWELPHVLSDDPSGEWFREEAPKEDARLAESLGRELERETGLLIRPTGWLVDEEHVFSHIHWHMRVYVADLGPSEISRGNSLAAESGLAYETGQAQGPYRWMGREALDTLPFPNVFLRILERYWS
- a CDS encoding cytochrome c; the encoded protein is MKNRWIGAKGGIAFVLLAVLAGCGGSDSHQGSGNTLAAAPAEAASLYKTNCISCHGTDLEGRVGSKSNLQRVGSRLDSEQLKLRIEEGKGVMPAFKDRLTQEELETLAQWLSGQQ